Proteins encoded in a region of the Clostridium butyricum genome:
- a CDS encoding beta-glucoside-specific PTS transporter subunit IIABC: protein MKYEKLAKDIIKNVGGKENINSLTHCVTRLRFKLKDESKANTDVLKNMDGVVTVVKSGGQYQVVIGNHVPDVYTDVMAVGGLAENKGSDSNEKMGAFDKFIDIVSGVFQPVLGVLCAVGMIKGLLSMAIALGWLSDQSGTYTILHAIGDSLFYFFPIFLGFTAAKKFNVNQYTAMAIGASLVYPTIVGTAGKTLEFMGIPVVMPASGYTSSVIPIILSIYFASYVEKLWKKIIPDVIKTFIVPLFTLLLVIPITFLAIGPVATYASNGLGNVTMSIYNLSPVLAGVFIGGFWQVFVMFGLHWGLVPIAMNNISVLGYDTIVAVSCAVCFAQTGVVMAIALKAKNKKLKSLCIPAIISGIFGVTEPAIYGITLPRKKPFVLSCVIGAVTGGILGFCGSRLYVVGGMGIFAIPAFMGESGFDMAFFGMIIASIAGIVLGFLAMLFVKLDDNDMTGSASKKYDSSNNENTLVKQEVLASPLKGNIKELSNVEDEAFACGALGKGIAIEPLEGKIVSPANGVLTTFFPTFHAMGITTDNGVEVLIHVGMDTVKLDGKYFTPKAKQGDKVSKGQVLLEFDMDKIRKEGYSLITPVIVTNSDNYLDVVEEDKKNINFNEDLLTVIV, encoded by the coding sequence ATGAAATATGAAAAACTTGCAAAAGACATAATAAAAAATGTTGGTGGCAAAGAAAATATCAATAGCTTAACTCACTGTGTAACAAGATTACGTTTTAAGTTAAAAGATGAAAGTAAAGCTAATACAGATGTTTTGAAGAATATGGATGGTGTAGTTACTGTAGTGAAGAGTGGAGGACAGTATCAGGTTGTTATAGGCAATCATGTTCCAGATGTATATACAGATGTTATGGCAGTTGGAGGATTGGCAGAAAATAAAGGAAGTGATTCAAATGAAAAAATGGGAGCATTTGATAAATTCATAGATATTGTATCAGGAGTATTTCAACCTGTACTTGGAGTGTTATGTGCAGTAGGTATGATAAAAGGTTTACTATCAATGGCAATTGCTTTAGGGTGGTTAAGTGATCAGAGTGGTACTTATACAATATTACATGCAATAGGAGATAGTTTATTTTACTTCTTCCCAATATTCTTAGGATTCACAGCAGCTAAAAAATTTAATGTTAATCAATATACAGCTATGGCTATAGGTGCTTCGCTAGTTTATCCTACAATAGTTGGAACAGCAGGGAAAACTCTTGAGTTTATGGGAATTCCAGTAGTAATGCCTGCAAGTGGATATACTTCATCAGTTATTCCTATAATACTTTCAATTTATTTTGCATCTTATGTTGAAAAGTTATGGAAGAAAATAATTCCAGATGTTATAAAAACTTTTATAGTTCCATTATTTACTTTGTTATTAGTAATTCCAATAACATTTTTAGCTATAGGTCCAGTTGCAACTTACGCGAGTAATGGACTTGGAAATGTTACAATGTCTATTTACAATTTAAGTCCAGTTTTAGCTGGAGTATTTATAGGTGGATTCTGGCAAGTATTTGTTATGTTTGGTTTACACTGGGGGTTAGTACCAATAGCAATGAACAATATATCAGTTCTTGGATACGATACAATAGTTGCAGTTTCTTGTGCAGTATGTTTTGCTCAAACAGGTGTAGTTATGGCTATAGCGCTAAAAGCAAAAAATAAAAAGTTAAAATCACTATGTATTCCAGCAATAATTTCGGGAATTTTTGGTGTTACTGAACCAGCAATATACGGAATAACATTACCAAGAAAGAAACCATTTGTTTTAAGTTGTGTTATAGGTGCTGTAACTGGTGGAATATTGGGATTCTGTGGTTCAAGATTATATGTTGTTGGAGGAATGGGAATATTTGCAATCCCAGCCTTTATGGGGGAAAGTGGATTTGATATGGCGTTTTTTGGAATGATAATTGCATCAATAGCTGGGATAGTATTAGGATTTTTAGCCATGTTATTTGTAAAATTGGATGATAACGATATGACAGGGAGTGCTTCAAAAAAATACGATTCTTCAAATAATGAAAATACATTAGTGAAGCAAGAAGTTTTAGCTAGTCCATTAAAAGGAAATATAAAAGAATTATCAAATGTAGAAGATGAAGCATTTGCTTGTGGAGCATTAGGAAAAGGAATTGCCATAGAACCTTTAGAAGGGAAAATAGTTTCACCAGCTAATGGAGTTCTTACAACATTTTTTCCAACATTCCATGCAATGGGGATAACAACTGATAATGGAGTAGAAGTATTGATACATGTGGGAATGGATACAGTAAAATTAGATGGCAAATATTTTACTCCAAAAGCAAAACAGGGAGATAAAGTAAGTAAGGGACAGGTTTTGTTGGAGTTTGATATGGATAAAATAAGAAAAGAAGGATATTCTCTAATAACACCAGTAATTGTTACAAATTCAGATAATTATTTAGATGTTGTTGAAGAAGATAAGAAGAATATCAATTTTAATGAAGATTTATTGACAGTAATTGTTTAA
- the licT gene encoding BglG family transcription antiterminator LicT — MKIGKIFNNNAVMAKDNNNREIVLIGCGLAFKKKVGDEIDEALIEKTFTLKEKDTFEKFKMLLEDIPTEQISLCYDIIEYAKNNLKCNINDYIYVTLTDHISYTLKLFDEGIERPNVLIWEIKKLYPKEFNIGIKALEFIESETGKKLNEEEAGNIALHLITAQFNDETSRNHDIYRMTKKINDILNIVKYTYDIELDEKSLNYERFVTHLRFFFKRVYNKEFYEDESEDFILSQVKKKYTKAYRCMLKIEKYLKINLSEEEQLYLTLHIQRVTSR, encoded by the coding sequence GTGAAGATAGGTAAAATTTTCAACAATAATGCAGTTATGGCAAAAGATAATAATAATAGAGAAATAGTATTAATTGGATGTGGACTTGCATTTAAGAAAAAGGTTGGAGATGAAATAGATGAAGCATTAATTGAAAAGACTTTTACGTTAAAAGAAAAAGATACATTTGAAAAGTTTAAAATGCTTTTGGAAGATATACCGACAGAACAAATATCCTTATGCTACGATATTATAGAATATGCTAAAAATAATCTTAAATGCAATATAAATGATTATATATATGTAACACTTACAGACCATATAAGTTATACATTAAAATTGTTTGATGAAGGAATAGAAAGACCCAATGTACTCATCTGGGAGATAAAAAAGCTATATCCTAAGGAATTCAATATTGGAATTAAAGCTTTAGAATTTATTGAAAGTGAAACAGGAAAAAAGCTTAATGAAGAAGAAGCAGGAAATATAGCGCTTCATCTAATAACAGCTCAGTTTAATGATGAGACAAGCAGAAATCATGATATTTATAGGATGACAAAGAAAATTAATGATATTCTAAATATTGTGAAATACACTTATGATATTGAATTGGATGAAAAATCATTAAATTATGAAAGATTTGTAACACATTTGAGATTTTTCTTTAAGAGAGTTTATAATAAAGAATTTTATGAAGATGAATCAGAAGATTTTATATTAAGTCAAGTAAAGAAAAAATATACAAAGGCTTATAGGTGTATGCTTAAGATAGAAAAATACTTGAAAATTAATTTAAGTGAGGAAGAACAGCTCTATCTCACTCTTCATATACAGCGTGTTACAAGTCGATAA
- a CDS encoding sugar O-acetyltransferase produces MTTRERMNNGKVYFCTDEEIAKEQEQCLEILYDFNHTRPSQMEKRNEILKMLLAEVGNNCYVEPPLHANWGKNTHFGNNVYANFNLTLVDDTDIFVGNSVMFGPNVTIATAGHPIDPELRAKVAQFNIPVNIGNNVWIGAGAIIMPGVNIGDNSVIGAGSVVTKDIPANVVAVGNPCRVMREISERDKIYYYKDRIIDIE; encoded by the coding sequence ATGACAACAAGAGAAAGAATGAATAATGGTAAAGTATATTTCTGCACTGATGAGGAAATAGCAAAGGAACAAGAACAGTGTCTTGAAATATTGTATGATTTTAACCATACACGTCCATCTCAAATGGAAAAAAGAAATGAAATTTTAAAAATGCTTCTAGCTGAAGTAGGTAATAATTGTTATGTAGAACCTCCTTTACATGCAAATTGGGGCAAGAATACTCATTTTGGAAATAATGTTTATGCTAACTTTAACCTTACACTTGTAGATGATACGGATATCTTTGTTGGAAATAGTGTTATGTTTGGACCCAATGTAACAATAGCAACAGCTGGACATCCTATTGATCCAGAACTTCGTGCAAAAGTTGCACAATTTAATATACCTGTTAATATTGGCAACAATGTATGGATTGGTGCAGGTGCGATAATTATGCCAGGAGTAAATATTGGTGATAATTCTGTAATTGGAGCAGGAAGTGTTGTTACTAAAGATATTCCAGCAAATGTTGTGGCAGTTGGTAATCCATGTAGGGTAATGCGTGAAATTAGTGAAAGAGATAAAATATATTATTACAAAGATAGAATTATTGATATAGAATAA
- a CDS encoding DMT family transporter codes for MNKSNIKGNVILMITALIWGTAFVAQSVGMDYVGPFTFITARYIVGGVFLIPCIYLLDKIGKKTVKESSHKDKKTLFVAGVLCGVALFTASCFQQIGIQYTTVGKSGFITSLYIVIVPILGILFKKKVPVKVWISVVISLVGLYLLCMKEGFSISKGDFLILICAFCFSIHILIIDKYSSIVDGVRMSCIQFFVAGFLGVILMFLFENPSITDILSAYNPILYAGIMSSGVAYTLQIMGQKYTTPVLATLIMSLESVFAVISGWIILGEVLSFKEFIGCCLVFIAIILAQLPDRKVKDV; via the coding sequence ATGAATAAAAGCAATATAAAAGGAAATGTAATCCTTATGATTACAGCACTTATATGGGGGACAGCATTTGTAGCACAGAGTGTTGGAATGGATTATGTAGGACCATTTACATTTATTACAGCAAGATATATTGTTGGTGGGGTTTTCTTAATACCTTGTATTTATCTTTTAGATAAGATCGGAAAAAAAACAGTAAAGGAAAGCAGTCATAAAGATAAAAAGACACTATTTGTTGCAGGAGTATTATGCGGCGTAGCGCTTTTTACAGCCAGCTGTTTTCAACAGATAGGAATACAGTACACAACTGTTGGAAAATCAGGTTTTATTACATCATTGTACATAGTTATTGTGCCAATACTTGGAATTTTATTTAAGAAAAAGGTTCCAGTAAAAGTATGGATAAGCGTTGTGATTTCACTTGTGGGATTATATCTGTTGTGTATGAAGGAAGGTTTTTCAATAAGTAAAGGTGATTTCTTAATACTTATTTGTGCTTTTTGTTTTTCAATACATATACTTATAATTGATAAATATTCATCTATTGTTGATGGTGTGAGAATGTCATGCATACAATTTTTTGTAGCAGGATTTTTAGGTGTTATACTGATGTTTCTCTTTGAAAATCCAAGCATAACAGACATATTGAGTGCTTATAATCCAATTTTGTATGCTGGAATAATGTCATCAGGAGTTGCATATACACTGCAAATAATGGGACAAAAGTATACAACACCTGTACTTGCTACATTAATAATGAGCTTAGAATCAGTTTTTGCAGTAATATCAGGATGGATAATACTTGGGGAAGTTTTATCTTTTAAAGAATTTATAGGATGCTGTCTTGTGTTTATTGCAATAATATTGGCACAGCTGCCGGATAGAAAAGTAAAAGATGTCTAG
- the dapG gene encoding aspartate kinase, with amino-acid sequence MRIIVQKFGGTSVSSEDNRQKVVEKVKRAIKDGYSPVVVVSAMGRKGAPYATDTLLSLVKEDFKNANRLAQDLLMCCGETISSVVMSNDLYEAGVNAVPLTGWQAGVVTDKNFTDAKCLTVNPERVLDIINQGRVPVITGFQGATEDGYLTTLGRGGSDTSASLLGVALNASMIEIYTDVDGIMTADPRIVKDADLIDVISYNEVFQLADQGAKVIHPKAVEIAMEGNIPLLIKNTMNDCRGTLINNFGDRKHRRIMSGITSQGDRIQISINRSENEGNKKYNDILELLAANKISLDLINIFPDKQIFTINKTDKEIVETLLSKDNFKYSIIEECSKVAVVGSGMKGTPGVMARIIKSLNENNIEVLQTADSHMTIWCLVNSKDAVNAINILHKAFSVGYTL; translated from the coding sequence ATGAGAATAATTGTACAAAAGTTTGGGGGGACTTCAGTTTCAAGTGAAGATAACAGACAAAAAGTTGTTGAAAAAGTAAAGAGAGCAATAAAAGATGGATATAGTCCTGTTGTTGTTGTATCTGCAATGGGAAGAAAAGGAGCACCATATGCTACAGATACTTTACTATCCCTTGTAAAAGAAGATTTTAAAAATGCAAACAGATTAGCTCAGGATTTACTTATGTGTTGCGGAGAAACTATAAGTTCAGTAGTTATGAGTAATGATTTATATGAGGCAGGAGTAAATGCTGTTCCTCTTACAGGATGGCAAGCTGGTGTTGTTACAGATAAAAATTTTACAGATGCTAAATGTTTAACAGTTAATCCAGAAAGAGTTTTGGACATAATAAATCAAGGTAGGGTTCCTGTGATTACTGGCTTTCAAGGGGCAACTGAAGATGGATATTTAACAACACTTGGTAGAGGGGGAAGTGATACATCAGCATCTCTTTTAGGAGTAGCATTAAATGCTTCTATGATAGAAATATACACAGATGTTGATGGAATTATGACAGCTGATCCTAGAATAGTTAAAGATGCAGATTTAATAGATGTAATAAGCTATAATGAAGTATTCCAGCTTGCAGATCAGGGAGCAAAGGTTATTCATCCAAAAGCTGTAGAGATAGCAATGGAAGGAAATATACCTCTTCTAATTAAGAATACAATGAATGACTGTAGGGGAACTCTTATAAATAACTTCGGAGATAGAAAACATAGAAGAATAATGTCAGGAATAACTAGTCAGGGAGATAGAATTCAAATTTCTATAAATAGAAGTGAAAATGAAGGCAATAAAAAGTATAATGATATACTTGAACTTCTTGCAGCAAATAAAATAAGCCTTGATTTAATTAACATATTCCCAGATAAGCAGATATTTACTATTAATAAGACTGATAAAGAAATAGTTGAAACATTGTTAAGTAAGGACAATTTTAAATATAGTATTATTGAAGAATGCAGTAAGGTTGCTGTTGTAGGTTCAGGAATGAAGGGAACACCTGGTGTTATGGCCAGAATAATAAAATCACTAAATGAAAATAACATTGAAGTTCTTCAAACTGCGGATTCTCATATGACTATTTGGTGTCTTGTAAATTCCAAGGATGCAGTTAATGCTATAAACATACTTCATAAAGCATTTTCGGTTGGTTATACTTTATAA
- a CDS encoding YlmC/YmxH family sporulation protein → MKEESNIKYLSDIEKYELININDGEKYDYLINNDLIIDEDGNFKYLIVNLNGGKFNFFSSKDFLEIPWECVKKIGSKTIILDADDENIKRVKL, encoded by the coding sequence ATGAAGGAAGAAAGTAATATAAAATATCTTAGTGATATAGAAAAATATGAACTTATAAACATTAATGATGGTGAGAAGTATGATTATTTAATTAATAATGATTTGATAATTGATGAAGATGGAAATTTTAAATACTTGATAGTAAACTTGAATGGCGGAAAATTTAATTTTTTCAGTAGCAAGGATTTTTTAGAGATTCCCTGGGAATGTGTGAAAAAAATTGGTTCTAAAACAATAATTTTAGATGCAGATGATGAAAATATAAAGAGAGTTAAGTTATAA
- a CDS encoding M16 family metallopeptidase: MFNMYTLKNGLRVVTEKIEHLNSISVGVMVQNGSRNESDDVNGISHFIEHMFFKGTEKRTSKEVMEEIENVGGQINAFTSKEATCYYIKALNTHLDLSLDILSDILLNAKFDPDEIEKEKGVVVEEINMSQDSPEDVLDDAHSRACFGNSSLGNPILGTAELVRSFTREKIIKFIKEKYTPYNSVISVCGKFDDNELKDLIEKNFGEWKSEVVYKPNYGNVVINSDSKYAKKEIEQLHVSLGLEGLPYGDEYNYPLVILNNILGGGASSILFQKVREELGLCYSIGSYLQPFQGVGTVNIYAGLNKNYGEKALEVIDREVSLFAKDGITDRQLEINKEKIKANYILGLESTSSRMFANAKSYLFRNKVKTQEFVIETIDKINKEDVQYVLDKCFKNGILNAAYVGQDVEYDKLDSIILKNEKAYDNSNTDSKIEI; encoded by the coding sequence ATGTTTAATATGTATACCCTCAAAAATGGATTAAGAGTTGTAACTGAAAAAATAGAACATTTAAATTCAATCAGCGTAGGCGTTATGGTCCAAAATGGATCTAGAAATGAAAGTGATGATGTAAATGGAATCTCTCATTTTATTGAGCATATGTTTTTTAAAGGAACAGAAAAAAGAACATCAAAAGAAGTAATGGAAGAAATAGAAAATGTAGGTGGACAGATTAATGCTTTTACAAGCAAAGAAGCAACATGCTACTATATTAAAGCACTTAATACTCATTTAGACTTATCATTAGATATACTTTCAGATATATTGTTAAATGCAAAGTTTGACCCTGATGAAATAGAAAAAGAAAAGGGTGTTGTTGTTGAAGAAATTAACATGAGTCAAGACTCTCCAGAAGATGTTCTTGATGATGCACATTCAAGAGCATGCTTTGGAAATAGTTCTCTTGGAAATCCTATATTAGGAACAGCAGAATTAGTACGTTCTTTTACGAGAGAAAAGATTATTAAATTTATAAAAGAAAAATATACCCCATATAATTCAGTGATTTCAGTTTGTGGAAAATTTGATGATAATGAGTTGAAAGACTTAATAGAAAAGAATTTTGGTGAATGGAAAAGTGAAGTTGTATATAAGCCTAATTACGGAAACGTTGTAATTAATTCTGATTCTAAGTATGCTAAGAAGGAAATAGAACAGCTTCATGTATCTTTAGGTCTTGAAGGATTACCATATGGAGATGAATATAACTATCCTCTTGTTATATTAAACAATATATTGGGTGGAGGAGCATCTTCTATACTGTTCCAGAAAGTAAGAGAAGAGTTAGGTTTATGTTATTCAATAGGTTCATATCTACAACCGTTTCAAGGTGTTGGAACAGTGAATATTTATGCTGGATTAAACAAGAATTATGGTGAAAAAGCTTTAGAAGTGATAGATAGAGAAGTTTCTTTGTTTGCAAAGGATGGAATAACAGATAGACAATTAGAGATAAATAAAGAAAAGATTAAAGCCAATTATATATTAGGACTTGAAAGCACAAGTTCAAGAATGTTTGCTAATGCAAAAAGCTATCTTTTTAGAAATAAGGTAAAAACTCAGGAATTTGTTATTGAAACTATTGATAAAATTAATAAGGAAGACGTTCAGTATGTATTAGATAAATGCTTTAAAAATGGTATATTAAATGCTGCCTATGTAGGTCAGGATGTAGAATACGATAAACTGGATTCTATAATATTGAAAAATGAAAAGGCTTATGATAATTCAAATACTGACAGTAAAATTGAGATTTAA
- a CDS encoding polyribonucleotide nucleotidyltransferase, protein MNNVLSTEIAGRELKVEFGKVGMLSNAATFTSYGDTVIMTNVNASEEPREGIDFFPLSVEYEERLYAVGKIPGGFIKREGRPSEKAILNGRAVDRTIRPLFPKGYRNDVQVVTTVVSVEKDNIPEILAINAASLALCLSSIPYTIPVAAVQVGLIDGKLVTNPDSKGREESILHLTVCATKERVMMIEAGGNEIPEDKMIEAIEYGFNECQKIISFQEEAMAKFGKKKDEPLLYTIDETLEKEVKDFAFDMVKEAMYIMDKDERNAAIDAVNEKVKAEFAEKYPDNLGDIKEVLYTTQKKIVRNMLLNEKRRPDGRAFDEVRPLGCEVGILPRTHGTGLFTRGLTQVMTVATLGSISEIQILDGIDETQSKRYMHHYNFPGYSVGEVKPLRGPGRREIGHGALAERALEPLIPSEEEFPYTIRLVSEVLSSNGSTSQASVCGSTLALLDAGVPIKRPAAGIAMGLITSEDLSQEQVITDIQGIEDFFGDMDFKVAGTTEGITSIQVDTKLQGFSFNVVENAIRDARKARLKIIDKINECMPEPRKDVSLYAPKTEVMTINPDKIRDVIGAGGKVINKIIADTGVKIDIKEDGTVFVSSSDHEGVNAAKKIIEGLTKEVVAGEVYLGKVTKITTFGAFVEILPNKEGLVHISKLAKERVEKVEDVVSAGDEILVKVTEIDNQGRINLSRKDAIAEQDEKEDK, encoded by the coding sequence ATGAATAACGTTCTAAGCACCGAAATCGCTGGAAGAGAACTTAAAGTTGAATTCGGAAAAGTAGGTATGTTATCAAATGCAGCAACATTTACTAGTTATGGTGACACAGTTATTATGACAAATGTTAATGCATCAGAAGAACCAAGAGAAGGAATTGATTTCTTCCCATTAAGCGTTGAATACGAAGAAAGACTATATGCAGTAGGTAAAATCCCAGGTGGATTTATAAAAAGAGAAGGTAGACCATCAGAAAAGGCTATTTTAAATGGTAGAGCCGTTGATAGAACTATCAGACCTTTATTTCCAAAGGGATATAGAAATGATGTTCAGGTTGTTACTACAGTAGTATCAGTTGAGAAGGATAATATTCCAGAAATATTAGCTATCAATGCAGCATCACTTGCGTTATGCTTATCAAGTATTCCATACACAATTCCAGTAGCAGCAGTTCAAGTTGGACTAATTGATGGAAAGCTTGTTACTAATCCAGACAGTAAAGGAAGAGAAGAAAGTATTCTTCATTTAACTGTATGTGCTACAAAAGAAAGAGTAATGATGATCGAAGCTGGTGGTAATGAAATACCAGAAGATAAGATGATCGAAGCTATTGAATATGGATTTAACGAATGTCAAAAAATAATTTCTTTCCAAGAAGAAGCTATGGCTAAATTTGGTAAGAAAAAAGATGAACCTTTACTTTATACTATAGATGAAACTTTAGAAAAAGAAGTAAAAGATTTTGCTTTTGATATGGTTAAAGAAGCTATGTATATTATGGATAAAGATGAAAGAAATGCAGCAATTGATGCAGTTAACGAAAAAGTTAAGGCTGAATTTGCAGAAAAATATCCAGATAACTTAGGTGATATAAAGGAAGTTTTATACACTACTCAAAAGAAGATTGTAAGAAATATGCTTCTAAATGAAAAGAGAAGACCTGATGGAAGAGCTTTTGATGAAGTAAGACCTTTAGGCTGTGAAGTTGGAATACTTCCAAGAACTCATGGAACTGGATTATTTACAAGAGGATTAACTCAAGTAATGACAGTTGCAACATTAGGTTCAATAAGTGAAATTCAAATTTTAGATGGTATTGATGAAACACAATCTAAAAGATATATGCATCACTATAATTTCCCAGGATATAGTGTTGGTGAAGTAAAACCTTTAAGAGGTCCAGGAAGAAGAGAAATTGGTCATGGAGCTTTAGCAGAAAGAGCCCTTGAACCATTAATCCCATCTGAAGAAGAATTCCCTTATACAATAAGATTAGTATCAGAAGTTTTAAGTTCAAACGGTTCAACATCACAGGCATCTGTATGTGGATCAACATTAGCATTATTAGATGCAGGTGTTCCAATAAAAAGACCAGCAGCAGGTATTGCTATGGGATTAATAACTTCTGAAGATTTGAGTCAAGAACAAGTTATAACAGATATCCAAGGTATAGAAGATTTCTTTGGTGATATGGACTTTAAAGTTGCAGGTACAACAGAAGGTATAACATCTATACAAGTTGATACTAAGCTTCAAGGTTTCAGCTTCAACGTTGTTGAAAATGCTATAAGAGATGCTAGAAAAGCTAGATTAAAAATTATAGATAAAATAAATGAATGCATGCCTGAACCAAGAAAAGATGTTTCTTTATATGCACCAAAAACTGAAGTTATGACTATAAATCCAGATAAGATCAGAGATGTAATCGGAGCAGGTGGTAAAGTTATTAATAAAATAATAGCTGATACTGGCGTTAAGATAGACATTAAAGAAGATGGAACAGTATTTGTAAGTTCTAGTGATCATGAAGGTGTAAATGCAGCTAAGAAGATAATTGAAGGATTAACAAAAGAAGTTGTAGCAGGTGAAGTTTATTTAGGTAAAGTTACTAAGATAACTACTTTTGGAGCTTTTGTAGAGATTCTTCCAAACAAAGAAGGATTAGTTCATATTTCAAAGTTAGCTAAGGAAAGAGTTGAAAAGGTAGAAGATGTTGTTTCTGCTGGAGATGAAATCTTAGTTAAGGTTACTGAAATAGATAATCAAGGAAGAATAAATCTTTCAAGAAAAGATGCAATTGCAGAACAGGATGAAAAGGAAGATAAATAA
- the rpsO gene encoding 30S ribosomal protein S15 — protein sequence MDKATKLEIIKKYGRSEGDTGSPEVQVALLTERIKSLTEHLKVHKKDHHSRRGLLMMVGQRRGLLNYLSDQDIERYRTLIKELGLRR from the coding sequence ATGGATAAGGCAACAAAATTAGAAATAATCAAAAAGTATGGTAGAAGCGAAGGAGATACTGGTTCTCCAGAAGTTCAAGTAGCATTACTTACAGAAAGAATAAAATCTTTAACTGAACACTTAAAAGTTCACAAAAAAGATCACCACTCAAGAAGAGGATTATTAATGATGGTTGGTCAAAGAAGAGGTCTTTTAAACTATTTATCTGATCAAGATATTGAAAGATACAGAACTTTAATCAAAGAATTAGGTTTAAGAAGATAA
- a CDS encoding bifunctional riboflavin kinase/FAD synthetase produces MIIKDIYGKDILTSDNYIALGSFDGLHLGHLSLIHKVHEEAQKNGGRSIVYTFKNHPRALLNKDDAPKLLMDNNEKAEFLEKCGVDILYFQEFNKEFMEMTPKEFIEFLINRFNIKGLIVGFNYKFGYKNMGDTELLKELQKEYNFKLFIMEPCKYDGKVISSTRIRNSVEDGKIYEAYKMLGHPFRLSGEVMHGRKIGRTIGFPTANLKYDKNFILPAVGVYYTNVKVNNSIYKGITSVGNNPTVEGKTLTIETYILDFNKDIYGENIEVFFIKKIRNEKKFNGVEQLKNQLEKDKSFAAHENYVSSLRI; encoded by the coding sequence ATGATCATTAAAGATATATATGGAAAAGATATACTGACTTCTGATAATTATATAGCTCTTGGAAGTTTTGATGGTTTACATCTTGGTCATCTTTCACTAATACATAAAGTTCATGAAGAAGCACAAAAAAATGGTGGAAGAAGTATAGTGTATACTTTTAAAAATCATCCAAGAGCTTTACTTAATAAAGATGATGCTCCAAAACTTCTTATGGATAATAATGAAAAAGCGGAATTTCTAGAAAAATGTGGTGTTGATATATTATATTTTCAGGAATTTAATAAAGAATTTATGGAAATGACACCAAAAGAATTCATAGAGTTTTTAATAAATAGATTTAATATTAAAGGTTTGATAGTTGGATTTAATTATAAATTTGGATATAAGAATATGGGCGATACTGAACTTCTAAAAGAACTCCAAAAAGAATATAACTTCAAGTTGTTTATTATGGAGCCATGCAAATATGATGGTAAAGTAATAAGCAGTACAAGAATAAGAAATTCTGTTGAAGATGGGAAGATATATGAAGCATATAAGATGCTTGGTCATCCATTCAGACTTTCTGGAGAAGTTATGCATGGAAGAAAAATTGGAAGAACAATTGGATTTCCTACAGCAAACTTAAAATACGATAAAAATTTTATTTTACCAGCAGTAGGTGTATATTACACTAATGTTAAGGTTAATAATAGTATATATAAGGGAATAACATCTGTAGGAAACAATCCTACAGTTGAAGGTAAAACTCTCACAATTGAAACTTATATATTAGATTTTAATAAAGATATATATGGTGAAAATATTGAAGTATTTTTTATTAAAAAGATTCGTAATGAGAAAAAGTTCAATGGTGTAGAACAATTGAAAAATCAGCTTGAAAAAGATAAATCTTTTGCAGCTCATGAGAATTATGTGTCGAGTTTAAGAATATAG